In the genome of Variovorax sp. PAMC26660, the window GGCTGAAGCTCACCGTCGCCTACGTCACGCACGACCAGAGCGAAGCGCTGGCCGTGAGCGACCAGATCATCGTGATGGACCACGGCGTGATCGCCCAACGTGGCACGCCCGAGCAGCTTTACGGCCGGCCCGAGAGCGAATTCGTCGCCGGCTTCATGGGCGAAGCCATGGTGTTTCCCGCCGTCGCCGAAGCGGACGGCAGCGTGGCCTTGGGCCCGCTGCGCCTGCAGCCACGCCATGCGGTCGCGCCCGGTGCGGTGAAGGTCGCGGTGCGGCCCGAGGCCTGGCAGATCGGCACCGCCGGGGGCTTGCCGGCCACCTTGCGCAAGGCCGCCTACCTCGGCAGCTTCTACGAATACGGCTTCGACACCACGCTGGGGCCGGTCTTCGTGGTGTCGACCGATCTGTCGCAGCCGTTGGCCGCGGGCGCACAGACCACGCTGTCCCTCGGAGCCCATGGCGTGAGCGTGGTACCCGGCCCGTGAAACAATGGCGCCATGAACGTGGTTTTCGATCTTGGCGCCGTGCTGTTCGCATGGGAGCCCACACGGCTGGTACAGGCCCATCTCGCACCGCACGCGCCCACCGAGGCCGCCGCCGCGGCCCTGGGACGTGCGCTTTTCCATCACGACGACTGGACCAGCTTCGATTGCGGCACCCGCGCGCTGGGTGATTCCATCGCCCGCATGTCGGCCCGGCTGTCGCTGCCGGCGGAGGCGCTTCACGCGATGCTCGACACACTGGGTGAGCGGCTGGAGCCCATCGACGTGACGGTGGCCATGCTCGAAGAGCTGATCGCCCACCGCGAGGCCGGCCAGCCGCTGCGGCTGTACTACCTCTCGAACATGCCCTCGCCCTATGCCCGCGCCATCGAGCGCCAGCATGCGTTCATGCGCCGCTTCGACGGCGGCGTGTTCTCGGGCGACGTGAAGTTCGTCAAACCGGATCGTGAAATCTACGAAGTGCTGGCGATGCGCCATGCGCTCGACCCCGCGCAGACCGTGTTCATCGACGATTCGGCGGCCAACGTCGAGGCGGCGCGCGCCTTCGGCTGGCAGGCCATCCACTGCACGACGCCAGCCACGCTGGCGTCGCAGTTGCAGCGTTACCTGCCGGTCAGCACCACCTTGTCGGTGTCGAACCCCAAGCTGCGGGCGTAATCCAGTTCGGCTTGCAGTACCGCGTCGTCCAGGCGCGGCGCGCGCGACAGCACCCACAGGTACTCGCGGTTGGGCGTGCCGACCAGCGACACCTGGTACTCGCGGTCCAGCTTCAGGATCCAGTAGTCGCCCCAGACCATCGGCAGCCAACTCAGCCAGGACGGCGCAAAGCGCACTTCGAGGCGGCCCGCGCCGGGCTGGCCCGCCA includes:
- a CDS encoding HAD family hydrolase translates to MNVVFDLGAVLFAWEPTRLVQAHLAPHAPTEAAAAALGRALFHHDDWTSFDCGTRALGDSIARMSARLSLPAEALHAMLDTLGERLEPIDVTVAMLEELIAHREAGQPLRLYYLSNMPSPYARAIERQHAFMRRFDGGVFSGDVKFVKPDREIYEVLAMRHALDPAQTVFIDDSAANVEAARAFGWQAIHCTTPATLASQLQRYLPVSTTLSVSNPKLRA